One window of Prionailurus bengalensis isolate Pbe53 chromosome B1, Fcat_Pben_1.1_paternal_pri, whole genome shotgun sequence genomic DNA carries:
- the NPY5R gene encoding neuropeptide Y receptor type 5, translated as MDLELQDFYNKTLATENSTGAPRSSDFPVWDDYKSSVDDLQYFLIGLYTFVSLLGFMGNLLILMALMRKRNQKTTVNFLIGNLAFSDILVVLFCSPFTLTSVLLDQWMFGKVMCHIMPFLQCVSVLVSTLILISIAIVRYHMIKHPISNNLTANHGYFLIATVWTLGFAICSPLPVFHSLVELQETFGSTLLSSRYLCVESWPSDSYRIAFTISLLLVQYILPLVCLTISHTSVCRSISCGLSNQESKLEENEMINLTLHPFKKSGPQGKLSSSQKWSYSFIRKHRRRYSKKTACVLPAPARPSQENHSRMLPENFGSVKSQLSSSSKFIPGVPTCFEMKPEENSDVHEMRVNRSIMRIKKRSRSVFYRLTILILVFAVSWMPLHLFHVVTDFNDNLISNRHFKLVYCICHLLGMMSCCLNPILYGFLNNGIKADLISLIQCLHMS; from the coding sequence ATGGATTTAGAGCTCCAGGACTTTTATAACAAGACACTTGCCACTGAGAACAGTACTGGGGCCCCTCGGAGCTCTGATTTCCCAGTGTGGGATGACTATAAAAGCAGTGTAGATGACCTGCAGTATTTTCTGATTGGACTTTATACATTTGTAAGTCTTCTTGGTTTCATGGGGAATCTCCTTATTTTAATGGCACTCATGAGGAAGCGTAACCAGAAGACTACAGTAAACTTCCTCATAGGAAATTTGGCCTTCTCTGATATCTTGGTTGTGTTGTTTTGCTCACCTTTCACACTGACCTCCGTCTTGCTGGATCAGTGGATGTTTGGCAAAGTCATGTGTCATATTATGCCTTTTCTTCAGTGTGTTTCAGTTCTGGTCtcaactttaattttaatatcaatTGCCATTGTCAGGTATCATATGATAAAACATCCTATATCTAATAATTTAACGGCAAATCATGGCTATTTCTTGATAGCTACTGTCTGGACGCTAGGTTTTGCGATTTGTTCTCCTCTTCCAGTGTTTCACAGTCTGGTGGAACTGCAGGAAACATTTGGCTCAACATTGCTGAGCAGCAGGTATTTATGCGTTGAGTCGTGGCCATCCGATTCATACAGAATTGCTTTTACCATCTCTTTATTGCTAGTTCAGTATATTCTGCCCTTGGTGTGTCTAACCATAAGTCATACCAGTGTCTGCAGGAGTATAAGCTGTGGGTTGTCCAACCAAGAAAGcaaactagaagaaaatgagaTGATCAACTTAACTCTTCATCCATTCAAAAAGAGTGGGCCTCAGGGGAAACTTTCCAGCAGCCAGAAATGGAGCTATTCATTcatcagaaaacacagaagaaggtACAGCAAGAAGACAGCGTGCGTGTTACCTGCTCCAGCAAGACCTTCTCAAGAGAACCATTCAAGAATGCTTCCAGAAAACTTTGGGTCTGTAAAAAGTCAGCTCTCATCATCCAGTAAGTTCATACCAGGAGTCCCCACCTGCTTTGAGATGAAACCTGAAGAAAACTCAGACGTTCATGAAATGAGAGTAAACCGTTCGATCATGAGGATAAAAAAGAGATCTCGAAGTGTTTTTTATAGACTAACCATATTGATATTGGTGTTTGCTGTTAGCTGGATGCCACTACACCTTTTCCATGTGGTAACTGATTTTAATGATAACCTTATTTCAAATAGGCATTTCAAGTTGGTGTATTGCATCTGTCATTTGTTAGGCATGATGTCTTGTTGTCTGAATCCTATTCTGTATGGATTTCTTAATAATGGGATCAAAGCTGATTTAATTTCCCTTATACAGTGTCTTCATATGTCATAA